A window of Lacibacter sediminis contains these coding sequences:
- a CDS encoding Lrp/AsnC ligand binding domain-containing protein, with amino-acid sequence MGAKLNLDKLDLQIISEMMEDAQISYADLGKKLFVSGGTIHVRIKKLQEHGIVKGTKLNVDLKALGYDITAFVGIFLEKSSLYDTVAKDLRKIPEIVRLNYTTGNYSMFIEVVCKDINQLRFVLHDALQKIKGIERTETFISLDESFNRKVEVVQDVA; translated from the coding sequence ATGGGTGCTAAATTGAATCTTGACAAACTGGACCTGCAGATCATTTCTGAAATGATGGAAGATGCACAGATTTCGTATGCCGATCTTGGAAAAAAACTCTTTGTTTCAGGCGGTACCATCCATGTTCGCATCAAAAAACTTCAGGAACACGGCATTGTAAAAGGAACAAAACTGAATGTTGATCTGAAAGCACTGGGTTACGACATCACTGCTTTTGTGGGCATATTCCTCGAGAAAAGTTCGTTGTACGATACTGTTGCAAAAGACCTGCGTAAGATACCGGAGATCGTTCGCCTTAATTATACAACCGGTAATTACAGTATGTTTATTGAAGTGGTGTGTAAGGATATTAACCAGCTTCGTTTTGTGTTACATGATGCATTGCAAAAGATAAAAGGTATTGAACGCACAGAAACGTTTATTTCGCTTGATGAAAGCTTTAACCGAAAAGTGGAAGTGGTGCAGGATGTTGCCTGA
- a CDS encoding hydroxysqualene dehydroxylase — translation MPKVVILGGGVAGMSAAHELIERGFEVEVYDRHKQYPGGKARSVNVPTVGPGPEEPLPGEHGFRFFPGFYKHIINTMERIPFVSKDGETKTVVDNLVPTERVRLAREGKASITTLVNFPHSFNDLHVLLESMHANTGLTEEEKKFFATKVWQLMTSCYDRRANDYERISWWDYLEADRFSDDYRALLVQGLTRTLVAANARKASTKTGGDIFLQLVFNMTNPGVHTDRVLNGPTNEVWLHPWFTYLTEKGVKYVKHHEVTALQMEKGKITGATLLNRTTNEPVTVTGDYYLLAVPVERAAPLFTQEMLAIDPTLQGAVNLAPSVAWMNGVQYFLTDEVNVVDGHCIYSDSAWAVTSISQLQFWKDYDIRTKGNGKIRTVFSVDVSDWDTPGSMDCTNGKPAKDCSHEEIKDEVWHQIKASLNVNGQKVVQEETPVLWHIDGDIKLVPGNGTREKNEEPLLVNTINSWGLRPDAHTLIPNLFLASDYVRTYTDLATMEGANEAARRAVNSIISVSGSKAKLCEIWNLHEPAILAPLRNHDQKRYEKGLPWKSYEPWWLRLIIAVLKFFKRLLDK, via the coding sequence ATGCCCAAAGTTGTTATCCTTGGAGGAGGTGTTGCAGGAATGAGTGCAGCACACGAATTAATTGAGCGTGGATTTGAAGTAGAAGTATACGACCGTCATAAACAATACCCCGGCGGTAAAGCAAGGAGTGTAAATGTTCCAACTGTTGGTCCGGGGCCGGAAGAACCATTACCGGGCGAGCATGGTTTTCGTTTCTTTCCCGGGTTTTACAAACACATCATCAACACAATGGAACGTATTCCCTTTGTCAGCAAAGATGGGGAAACAAAAACAGTGGTTGATAACCTGGTGCCAACTGAACGTGTACGATTGGCACGTGAAGGCAAAGCATCCATTACCACGCTGGTAAATTTTCCGCATTCGTTCAACGATCTGCATGTGCTGCTTGAATCAATGCACGCCAACACCGGACTAACAGAAGAGGAAAAGAAATTTTTCGCAACAAAAGTATGGCAACTGATGACCTCCTGTTACGACAGAAGAGCCAACGATTATGAGCGCATCAGTTGGTGGGATTATCTAGAAGCTGATCGTTTCAGTGATGACTACCGTGCATTGCTGGTGCAGGGTTTAACACGAACATTGGTAGCGGCCAATGCACGCAAAGCCAGTACGAAAACAGGAGGTGATATTTTTCTGCAACTCGTATTTAATATGACCAATCCCGGTGTGCATACCGACAGGGTATTGAATGGTCCCACAAATGAAGTGTGGTTACATCCATGGTTCACTTACTTAACAGAAAAAGGAGTAAAGTATGTGAAGCATCATGAAGTAACAGCATTGCAAATGGAGAAGGGGAAAATAACGGGCGCAACCTTGCTGAACCGCACAACAAATGAACCGGTAACTGTAACTGGCGATTATTATTTACTGGCTGTACCTGTTGAACGTGCAGCGCCACTGTTTACTCAGGAAATGCTGGCAATTGATCCAACGTTGCAAGGCGCTGTAAACCTTGCACCAAGTGTGGCTTGGATGAATGGCGTACAGTATTTTTTAACGGATGAAGTGAATGTGGTAGATGGGCATTGTATTTACTCCGATTCTGCATGGGCTGTTACTTCTATTTCGCAATTGCAGTTTTGGAAAGATTATGATATACGTACCAAAGGGAACGGTAAAATCAGAACGGTGTTTTCGGTTGATGTGTCGGATTGGGATACACCAGGCTCCATGGATTGTACCAATGGCAAGCCTGCGAAAGATTGCTCACATGAAGAAATTAAAGATGAAGTATGGCACCAGATCAAAGCAAGCCTGAATGTGAACGGACAAAAAGTAGTGCAGGAAGAAACACCTGTGTTGTGGCATATAGATGGGGATATCAAACTAGTTCCCGGCAACGGCACTCGTGAAAAAAATGAGGAACCGTTATTGGTCAATACGATCAACTCATGGGGTCTTCGTCCCGATGCACATACGCTTATTCCCAATCTTTTTCTTGCATCGGATTATGTACGTACGTATACCGATCTGGCAACAATGGAAGGTGCGAATGAAGCTGCACGCCGTGCTGTGAATTCCATCATCAGTGTATCGGGCAGCAAAGCCAAACTTTGTGAAATATGGAACCTGCATGAACCGGCTATACTTGCGCCGCTTCGCAACCACGACCAGAAGCGATATGAAAAAGGGTTACCCTGGAAATCGTATGAACCGTGGTGGCTTAGGCTGATTATAGCTGTTTTGAAATTTTTTAAAAGGCTGTTAGATAAATAG
- the trmB gene encoding tRNA (guanosine(46)-N7)-methyltransferase TrmB, which yields MGQKKLIRFAEIETFPNVLQYPQDMKGKWSEFFKNNHPITLELACGKGEYAVGLGRLYPERNFIGIDLKGNRIWVGAKTALKENLTNVAFIRSQIDQVTNYFAEAEVSEIWITFPDPQLRASKHKKRLTHPKFLRAYQQLLKPGGLIHLKTDSPVLYRFTKEVISLYDLPLHYSTDNLYQEETISDELKIKTHYEGLDIAQSNRIHYLQFSLPATALPVEPDALLKQWVFETEKD from the coding sequence ATGGGACAAAAAAAGCTCATCCGTTTCGCTGAAATAGAAACCTTCCCCAATGTGTTGCAGTATCCGCAGGATATGAAAGGGAAGTGGAGCGAATTTTTTAAGAATAATCACCCGATCACCTTAGAACTGGCTTGTGGTAAAGGCGAGTATGCTGTTGGCTTAGGTCGTTTATATCCTGAACGGAATTTTATTGGCATTGATCTCAAAGGCAACCGCATTTGGGTAGGAGCTAAAACAGCACTGAAAGAAAACTTAACCAATGTGGCGTTTATACGTTCGCAAATTGACCAGGTCACCAATTATTTTGCTGAAGCTGAAGTGAGTGAGATATGGATCACTTTTCCCGATCCTCAGCTTCGTGCATCGAAACACAAGAAGCGGTTAACACATCCTAAATTTTTACGTGCTTATCAACAACTGCTGAAGCCTGGTGGCCTCATTCATTTAAAAACAGATTCACCTGTGCTCTATCGCTTCACTAAGGAAGTGATCAGTTTGTATGATTTGCCACTACATTATTCAACGGATAATTTGTATCAAGAAGAAACCATCAGCGATGAATTGAAGATCAAAACACATTACGAGGGGTTAGATATTGCACAAAGCAACCGCATCCATTACCTGCAATTCAGTTTACCTGCAACTGCTTTACCGGTTGAACCCGATGCTTTGTTAAAACAATGGGTGTTTGAAACAGAGAAAGACTGA
- a CDS encoding transmembrane-type terpene cyclase, whose translation MPFINLQDYTVLDHLLFGIGCFFWVIVYILVLIKIRKFKFVEIPMIAVSINFAWETLWSWFFVSDMGMLYVWGYRSWFFLDCFIVFYTLRYGYKQLQLSVSQAATRYSFVAYWIAWLVILYFFSLKFDIPQSGMGGYGGYWCNMLMSSAYITLILRTKNLEYFSLPAAWLKWLGTFLVTLFCFNHEQWKGEWFLYSLGIATAILDIVYICIFYWLKKKQTANVSMG comes from the coding sequence ATGCCGTTTATTAATTTACAAGACTATACTGTTCTCGATCATTTGCTTTTTGGAATTGGCTGTTTTTTTTGGGTGATTGTTTATATCCTGGTTTTGATCAAGATCCGCAAATTTAAATTTGTGGAGATTCCAATGATCGCAGTCTCCATCAACTTTGCCTGGGAAACGTTGTGGAGCTGGTTTTTTGTTTCGGATATGGGTATGTTGTATGTATGGGGTTACAGAAGTTGGTTTTTTCTTGATTGCTTTATTGTTTTTTATACACTGCGTTATGGTTATAAGCAATTACAATTATCCGTATCGCAGGCAGCTACACGTTATTCCTTTGTTGCATATTGGATAGCCTGGCTGGTTATCCTTTACTTTTTCAGCCTCAAATTTGATATCCCTCAAAGTGGGATGGGTGGCTATGGCGGTTACTGGTGCAACATGCTCATGTCATCGGCTTATATTACACTTATACTCCGCACTAAAAATCTTGAATATTTTTCACTACCGGCAGCATGGTTAAAATGGCTTGGTACTTTTCTGGTTACATTGTTCTGTTTTAACCACGAGCAGTGGAAAGGCGAATGGTTTTTATACAGCCTTGGTATTGCCACAGCAATTTTAGATATTGTTTATATCTGTATTTTCTATTGGTTAAAGAAAAAACAAACTGCTAATGTCAGCATGGGGTAA
- a CDS encoding adenylate/guanylate cyclase domain-containing protein: protein MSAWGNFIESLFEFDVLDIQERRKRRMTIELALWIVVAGTMYNLVYVYLGFTEAITVSVLSIISTILNILVFYFSKKYKLFKISQLIILVFFGFLNHVVLGGFVDSSGVGLCAILAAMGALIFTDVRTARFFFVLFIIGIVGVGAWEFSIINRPFQMPRNLSLTFFIINFIFISAIVYFIVESAFIKSNAFREQLEKEKAKTESLLLNILPGEIALELKNSGWTKARGYASVTVVFSDIIGFSSSARYLTPGKLVEELGLYFGAFDDIMEKYGLEKIKTIGDAYMFVGGIPTETNTHAHDAVMAALEMQEEVERIKQTGSISFPFQLRVGVHTGPIVAGVVGKKKFVYDVWGETVNIAARMEQKGEAGEVNISQATYYLIQNDFICTPRGKISAKNVGDLEMYFVNGKSVANPHR, encoded by the coding sequence ATGTCAGCATGGGGTAATTTTATTGAAAGCTTATTTGAGTTTGATGTACTTGATATACAGGAACGCCGTAAACGGCGGATGACCATTGAACTGGCCCTGTGGATTGTGGTGGCGGGAACTATGTACAACCTTGTTTATGTTTACCTTGGGTTTACTGAAGCAATTACTGTTTCTGTTTTATCAATCATCAGCACCATTCTGAACATTCTCGTATTTTATTTTTCAAAAAAGTATAAGCTTTTCAAAATATCACAGCTTATAATTCTTGTTTTTTTTGGCTTCCTCAACCACGTTGTACTGGGTGGATTTGTTGACAGCAGCGGTGTGGGGTTATGTGCCATACTGGCTGCAATGGGTGCGTTGATTTTTACCGACGTTCGCACTGCACGGTTTTTCTTCGTTCTGTTTATTATCGGAATTGTTGGTGTGGGCGCATGGGAGTTTAGTATTATCAACCGGCCTTTTCAAATGCCCAGGAACCTGAGCCTTACTTTTTTTATTATCAATTTTATATTTATCAGCGCCATTGTTTATTTTATTGTTGAAAGTGCTTTTATTAAATCAAATGCATTTCGGGAGCAATTGGAAAAAGAGAAAGCAAAAACAGAATCGCTCTTATTAAATATTTTGCCAGGCGAAATAGCGCTTGAATTAAAAAATTCCGGGTGGACCAAGGCACGAGGCTATGCTTCTGTGACTGTTGTGTTTTCTGATATTATCGGCTTTTCATCAAGTGCTCGCTATTTAACCCCAGGTAAATTGGTAGAAGAGCTTGGTTTGTATTTTGGTGCGTTTGATGATATTATGGAGAAGTACGGGTTGGAGAAAATTAAAACCATTGGGGATGCTTACATGTTTGTTGGTGGAATTCCAACCGAAACAAATACACATGCACATGATGCTGTGATGGCCGCATTGGAAATGCAGGAGGAAGTGGAGCGAATAAAGCAAACAGGGAGCATTTCTTTTCCGTTTCAATTGCGGGTTGGTGTTCATACTGGGCCAATTGTTGCAGGTGTGGTTGGCAAGAAAAAATTTGTGTATGATGTATGGGGCGAAACAGTAAACATTGCTGCACGTATGGAACAAAAAGGTGAGGCTGGAGAGGTAAATATTTCACAGGCTACTTATTATCTCATCCAGAACGATTTTATTTGTACGCCAAGAGGTAAGATTTCGGCTAAAAATGTAGGTGATCTTGAAATGTATTTTGTTAATGGAAAATCAGTTGCTAATCCCCATAGATAA
- a CDS encoding MGMT family protein, protein MPSKKQPQLPKTGKAKEYSFFQDVYDVVRQIPKGRVTSYGAIAAYLGTKLSARMVGWAMNGAHKVKPKVPAQRVVNRNGMLSGKAHFETPTHMEELLKKDGVAVKNDTVVDFEKRFWDPAVELG, encoded by the coding sequence ATGCCCTCAAAAAAACAACCTCAACTTCCCAAAACGGGTAAAGCAAAAGAGTATTCTTTTTTCCAGGATGTTTATGATGTGGTGCGACAAATTCCCAAAGGTCGTGTAACATCTTACGGTGCTATTGCTGCTTATCTCGGCACTAAACTTTCTGCACGAATGGTAGGCTGGGCGATGAATGGTGCACATAAGGTAAAACCAAAAGTACCTGCACAGCGTGTTGTAAACCGCAATGGTATGCTCAGCGGTAAGGCACATTTTGAAACACCTACACATATGGAAGAATTGCTGAAGAAAGATGGTGTTGCCGTAAAGAATGATACCGTAGTTGATTTTGAAAAACGGTTTTGGGACCCGGCGGTGGAGTTGGGGTGA
- a CDS encoding DUF5522 domain-containing protein, giving the protein MNNLKEGLDFYYDEHDNIVLTAKYHLDKGYCCGHGCRHCPYDYESVPEPRRTLVLKERKDALKKTTSTSQNG; this is encoded by the coding sequence ATGAACAACTTAAAAGAAGGACTGGATTTTTATTATGACGAGCATGATAATATTGTGCTCACTGCCAAGTACCATCTTGACAAGGGCTATTGCTGCGGTCATGGTTGCAGGCATTGTCCTTACGATTATGAAAGTGTTCCCGAGCCACGTCGTACCTTGGTATTAAAAGAGCGTAAAGATGCCCTCAAAAAAACAACCTCAACTTCCCAAAACGGGTAA
- a CDS encoding O-antigen ligase family protein, with translation MQQAVSKQELMRWWLPAIAAILCFVTGIVLDEKTLLVLPFAVLAIFVFSKNLRYLFFALLFAIPLSTEFSVTSTLSTDLPDEPMMLMLAGSLLLLLILKPSLLPNELMKSSLVLLLLLQMLWMLVTVLFSHELWLSIKYCLAKSWFLLAFVIGGLLFLRTKDDLKLASKALIFSMLIPIVISLVRHAGKGFSFESINSTLDPFFRNHVNYSAVIVCLFPVLLVWYRFSEGRLRKWIIACIVVFLVALFFAYSRGAWLCLISGAVTWVAVKRRFLLSLIVAALIIATASLFWLIQDDNYLKFAPDFNTTTQHTDFNEHLEATYTLKDMSTMERFYRWIAGIKMLNEEKMHGFGPNSFTIYYKEYTVSAFKTWVSSNEEKSSVHNYFLLIAIEQGLPGVIILLALLMYMFGVAVKAYHTLHDPFERSLAMLCAVVLSMIVTLNLLSDLIETDKIGSLYFIILGLLIRLQVKVNEQTKKGYFL, from the coding sequence ATGCAACAAGCCGTTTCAAAACAGGAGTTGATGCGATGGTGGTTGCCGGCCATTGCCGCTATTCTTTGTTTTGTTACGGGCATCGTATTAGATGAGAAAACTTTATTGGTGCTGCCTTTTGCAGTACTCGCCATATTTGTTTTCAGCAAAAACCTGCGTTATTTATTTTTTGCTTTACTGTTTGCCATTCCTCTTTCAACCGAATTTTCTGTTACATCTACTCTCTCAACCGACTTGCCCGATGAACCGATGATGCTGATGTTGGCAGGTTCATTACTACTGTTGCTGATTCTTAAACCTTCGCTACTGCCAAACGAATTAATGAAAAGCAGTTTAGTGCTGCTGCTGCTGTTGCAAATGCTGTGGATGCTGGTAACTGTTCTCTTTTCTCATGAATTGTGGTTAAGTATAAAGTATTGCCTGGCAAAATCGTGGTTCCTGTTAGCGTTTGTTATTGGCGGATTACTATTCTTACGTACAAAAGATGATCTGAAACTTGCATCAAAGGCATTGATTTTCTCCATGCTGATACCTATTGTAATAAGTTTAGTGCGCCATGCTGGCAAAGGCTTTTCATTTGAATCCATTAACTCAACACTTGATCCCTTTTTCCGGAATCATGTAAATTATTCAGCAGTAATTGTATGCCTCTTTCCTGTTCTGCTTGTATGGTATCGTTTTTCTGAAGGAAGATTGCGTAAATGGATCATTGCATGCATTGTTGTTTTTCTTGTTGCATTGTTCTTTGCTTATTCAAGAGGTGCGTGGCTTTGTCTTATCTCCGGTGCTGTTACATGGGTTGCAGTAAAACGCCGTTTTTTATTATCGCTGATTGTTGCTGCATTGATCATAGCAACAGCTTCTTTGTTTTGGCTGATACAAGATGATAACTATTTAAAGTTTGCACCTGATTTTAATACCACAACACAGCATACCGATTTTAATGAACATCTTGAGGCGACGTACACATTAAAGGACATGTCAACAATGGAGCGTTTCTATCGTTGGATCGCCGGTATAAAAATGCTGAACGAAGAAAAAATGCATGGATTTGGCCCAAACAGTTTTACCATTTATTATAAGGAGTATACCGTATCAGCTTTTAAAACCTGGGTAAGCAGTAACGAAGAGAAATCATCGGTACATAATTATTTTCTGTTGATCGCTATTGAACAGGGCCTGCCGGGTGTAATTATATTACTGGCATTACTCATGTATATGTTTGGAGTTGCTGTGAAAGCATATCATACACTTCATGATCCGTTTGAACGTTCACTTGCCATGCTTTGTGCTGTTGTGTTAAGTATGATCGTAACACTGAACCTGTTGAGCGATTTGATTGAAACAGATAAGATCGGCAGTCTTTATTTCATCATCCTTGGCTTGCTGATACGGTTACAGGTGAAAGTAAATGAACAAACGAAAAAAGGTTACTTCTTATAA
- a CDS encoding LacI family DNA-binding transcriptional regulator produces MANATLKKIAQVLDISISTVSRALKNHPDISQSTKQKVMELAETLEYEPNAVAVNLRSKNTKVFGILIPSITNNFYDSFIAAVEEEVKQSGYSLMILQSADNPETEIANLKIYRQNRVSGVFVCLSKETTNLDAFHKMKDAGIPVVFFDKVPDDDSYNRVCLADKEAAVMAAEALLKKNKKNILGIFGDTHMSITKRRLKAFQEALPADKNIKLSLEYADTSEEAENISNSYFQLKKQPDAVFCMSDEILMGVMKSVQKLKIEVPQQTGIITLSDGFFPKLYYPEITFVETSGYRLGKLACERMMQCVKGKEEAKEIFVSSRFVEGGSL; encoded by the coding sequence ATGGCGAACGCAACACTCAAAAAAATAGCCCAGGTACTGGATATCAGTATATCTACTGTATCAAGAGCATTGAAAAATCATCCTGATATATCACAAAGCACCAAGCAGAAAGTGATGGAGCTGGCTGAAACGCTTGAATACGAACCAAATGCTGTTGCCGTTAACCTCCGTAGCAAAAACACAAAAGTTTTTGGTATCCTGATCCCATCTATTACCAATAATTTTTATGACTCATTTATAGCAGCTGTGGAAGAAGAGGTGAAACAATCGGGTTACTCCCTTATGATTTTACAAAGTGCGGACAATCCTGAAACCGAAATTGCAAACCTGAAGATCTACCGGCAAAACAGGGTGAGTGGTGTTTTTGTGTGTTTATCAAAAGAAACAACCAACCTTGATGCTTTTCATAAAATGAAAGACGCAGGCATACCCGTCGTATTTTTTGACAAGGTTCCTGATGATGATTCTTACAACAGGGTTTGTCTTGCTGATAAAGAAGCTGCCGTAATGGCTGCAGAAGCCTTACTGAAGAAAAATAAGAAAAATATTCTTGGCATTTTTGGAGATACGCATATGTCAATCACCAAACGAAGACTGAAAGCATTCCAGGAAGCTTTACCGGCAGATAAGAACATAAAACTTTCACTTGAATATGCTGATACAAGTGAGGAGGCAGAAAATATCAGCAACAGTTACTTTCAATTGAAAAAACAACCTGATGCTGTTTTTTGCATGAGTGATGAAATATTAATGGGCGTAATGAAGAGTGTTCAGAAACTGAAGATCGAAGTGCCGCAACAAACAGGAATTATTACATTGAGTGATGGTTTCTTCCCTAAACTCTATTATCCCGAGATCACGTTTGTTGAAACAAGTGGTTATCGATTAGGCAAGCTTGCCTGTGAGCGTATGATGCAATGTGTGAAAGGAAAAGAAGAAGCGAAGGAAATATTTGTGAGTTCACGTTTTGTGGAGGGTGGTTCTTTATAA